One part of the Cyclobacteriaceae bacterium genome encodes these proteins:
- a CDS encoding FAD-binding oxidoreductase, producing the protein MTSDFITNWNNYPLAKSKVSSPVFAGDFSAQLADTSPFIVRGNGRCYGDASLAPSITSTLKFNRIINFDESKGIITCQSGLLLSDILDVIMPRGWFLPVTPGTRFITVGGAVASDVHGKNHHKDGSFSQHVISLKILTPKGEIISCNASENSEYFWFTCGGMGLTGIILEVTFSLKRIETGYIRQVQIKSGGLDEVLDLFEQYSHYTYSVAWIDCLKTGANFGRSILMLGEHASVPELKSARHAFPKKSKTLSVPFNFPSFVLNGLSVKAFNSFFYAKNYKKEMHSMATCESFFYPLDAILHWNRIYGKRGFVQYQFVIPKERGKEGVRNILNRISSKGWGSFLAVLKLFGTQQGPISFNMEGYTLALDIPINDRLFSFLDELDLMVKDYGGRIYLTKDARMKAEIFHSTYPHASNFVSFLRKIDPERKIVSSLSRRLEIK; encoded by the coding sequence ATGACGAGTGATTTTATTACAAATTGGAACAATTACCCGCTGGCAAAGTCAAAAGTTTCATCGCCTGTATTTGCCGGGGATTTTAGTGCTCAGTTGGCTGATACTTCTCCTTTCATAGTTCGTGGTAATGGCCGCTGTTATGGCGATGCATCACTTGCGCCCTCCATAACCAGTACCCTCAAGTTCAACAGGATTATTAATTTCGATGAAAGTAAGGGGATCATCACCTGTCAAAGCGGTTTATTGCTATCCGATATTTTAGACGTGATTATGCCCAGGGGTTGGTTTTTACCAGTTACTCCGGGCACCCGGTTTATAACCGTTGGTGGGGCCGTTGCTTCGGATGTGCATGGTAAGAATCACCATAAGGATGGGTCATTTTCACAGCACGTAATTTCATTAAAAATCCTGACGCCCAAAGGAGAAATTATTTCCTGCAATGCATCTGAGAACAGTGAGTACTTTTGGTTTACCTGTGGTGGAATGGGGCTCACCGGAATTATACTTGAGGTAACATTTTCATTAAAAAGAATCGAAACTGGTTATATCAGGCAGGTACAAATAAAATCGGGAGGATTGGATGAAGTGCTGGATCTTTTCGAACAATATAGTCATTACACTTATTCAGTGGCATGGATCGATTGCCTGAAAACAGGTGCTAATTTTGGACGTAGCATTCTTATGTTAGGTGAACATGCTTCAGTTCCTGAATTAAAGAGTGCCAGGCATGCATTTCCGAAAAAATCAAAAACACTTTCAGTACCCTTTAACTTTCCATCTTTTGTGTTGAATGGACTGTCAGTAAAGGCTTTCAATTCTTTCTTCTATGCAAAGAATTATAAGAAGGAGATGCATTCAATGGCTACCTGTGAAAGTTTCTTCTACCCATTGGATGCTATTTTGCATTGGAACAGGATTTATGGAAAACGTGGATTTGTTCAATACCAATTTGTAATTCCCAAGGAACGGGGAAAAGAGGGGGTGCGCAATATCCTTAATCGCATAAGCAGCAAAGGTTGGGGTTCATTTTTAGCGGTGCTTAAACTTTTCGGAACGCAGCAAGGCCCAATTTCTTTCAATATGGAGGGATATACACTGGCACTGGACATCCCTATTAATGATAGGCTTTTTTCTTTTTTGGATGAACTTGACCTAATGGTTAAGGATTATGGCGGCCGTATTTATTTAACAAAGGATGCCCGTATGAAAGCCGAAATTTTCCACAGCACAT
- a CDS encoding glycosyltransferase family 39 protein, whose translation MKQFMHEILSFQNLNWRHWILIFSAYLLFHIPVVLKSDYNSNLAIMQAEAFLKGNLNIDSYFWDASVFEGKYFVCFPPFPAVLVTPLVAMFGNAVNTIFLSLVISCLSMYLLYQLLIKLIGDSTDKLWVFLGFFFGSGYWWVVLTSDHINGFAHVVCICLLLMLLLELHGKKRALIVGVLLALAFLTRQMTVFYGILILYFFYVDEPNKKIAIRNIAVAFMTAFVCVIPYFVLNHLRFHNPFDTGYQYLIYAAPIQERINEYGLFSTKYFLYNFYHLLVKGHNLLFAGSMNLQVAGIDQYGTSILAASPFIIFAFKAQQETKFKIAFWSTIVLILSSILLYHNNGWMQVNTQRFSLDFFPALLILIALSYPVVPKWLFKSFVIYSIALNLLSFTIHSLR comes from the coding sequence ATGAAGCAATTCATGCACGAAATTTTATCTTTTCAAAACCTGAACTGGCGACATTGGATTTTAATTTTTTCCGCTTACCTGCTCTTTCATATTCCCGTAGTACTAAAAAGCGATTACAACTCAAATCTTGCCATCATGCAGGCTGAGGCCTTCCTTAAAGGTAACCTCAATATCGATAGCTACTTTTGGGATGCCTCAGTATTTGAGGGCAAGTATTTCGTTTGCTTTCCCCCATTCCCTGCTGTTCTGGTAACACCTTTGGTAGCCATGTTCGGTAACGCAGTAAACACAATCTTTTTAAGCCTGGTGATTTCCTGTTTAAGCATGTATCTTTTGTACCAGTTGTTGATTAAGTTAATTGGGGATTCAACTGATAAGCTTTGGGTATTTCTTGGATTCTTTTTTGGCAGTGGGTATTGGTGGGTAGTACTTACCAGCGACCACATTAATGGCTTCGCCCATGTGGTTTGTATTTGTCTGTTGCTGATGCTGCTACTTGAGTTACATGGAAAAAAGAGGGCACTTATTGTAGGTGTACTTTTGGCGCTGGCTTTCTTAACCCGGCAAATGACCGTTTTTTATGGAATTCTTATCCTATACTTTTTTTATGTAGATGAACCTAATAAAAAAATTGCGATCCGGAATATCGCTGTCGCTTTTATGACAGCTTTTGTTTGTGTAATACCCTATTTTGTGCTTAACCATTTAAGGTTTCATAATCCTTTTGATACCGGTTACCAATATTTGATTTATGCAGCGCCCATCCAGGAAAGAATAAACGAATATGGGCTATTTAGCACCAAGTACTTTCTCTATAATTTCTACCATTTGCTGGTAAAGGGACATAACTTGCTCTTTGCAGGTAGTATGAATTTGCAGGTAGCTGGTATCGACCAATATGGAACCTCAATTCTAGCTGCTTCACCATTTATAATTTTTGCTTTTAAGGCACAGCAAGAAACTAAGTTTAAAATTGCATTTTGGAGTACGATCGTATTGATTCTTTCGAGTATTCTACTTTATCATAACAATGGCTGGATGCAGGTGAATACGCAACGCTTTTCGCTTGATTTTTTTCCGGCACTCTTGATTCTTATTGCCCTTAGTTATCCAGTTGTTCCCAAGTGGTTATTCAAATCCTTCGTTATTTATTCGATCGCACTAAACCTTTTAAGTTTCACAATCCATAGCCTGCGATGA